A genome region from Lactobacillus sp. ESL0791 includes the following:
- a CDS encoding BglG family transcription antiterminator yields the protein MNTRIQEIIFILLENPDIKVREMMKRLTLTRRQVNYAISLINNKLIDKGIEKIKRNSDGSFTFSSRIKELLSNYESENGEYNVKDRSVIIVMYLLFYPNYTSLDHLALLLDYSKTTIVNNLKEVSRMLREYNLKLNYDRKHGYIIKGDEEQVFRLATNLVQNNSSNLFQRAADADKLQQKVSKQAILLIMNVEEKFQASFSDKYFNNLKMMIQIIISRGMRGSNTDDYVDSFIGQTKEYQYLRKMPILKELDNAHVKWIALEILSANVFDKTGSEISSDEIALFGFVHQIVEGFKSKTLVNIDDQSHFEKRLLNHLRPACFRVRYHLPSIEFSTIGKFSNHRILENIIRELITPLESWLGTNFSDEEVQLLTYYFGYLLVKGNNTDKKKIIQYKAVVVCSNGIIMSNILLRILKNIFPEINFLFSMSDREFKESEKNFDVVFSTIPLETNLPNYVVKPNMNYSEKIALKYRVLNDLGLEKTDQQVENLINTVSKYAKINDAGKLRQGITKVLLSEQNITDDENTKINKFPDLLDYIKPNYIQVINQKNINWKDALFQALQPLVREKIVNDDYYTELIKQLSNRNNYSFLGTDMAIPHSSPENGVEGDGIGFLISRWPIKLPYGKEVRILAPIAFFYRDRYLKAINQLADLATNKAIIQKILNTRSSDQTYQVIRIYIERKNKGES from the coding sequence ATGAATACTAGAATCCAAGAAATAATTTTCATTTTGTTAGAAAATCCTGATATTAAAGTAAGGGAGATGATGAAGAGACTCACACTAACAAGGCGGCAAGTCAATTACGCTATAAGCCTAATTAACAACAAGTTAATTGATAAAGGAATTGAAAAAATAAAGCGAAATTCTGATGGTAGTTTTACATTTTCATCAAGGATAAAAGAGTTGTTGTCAAATTATGAGTCAGAAAATGGTGAATATAATGTAAAAGATAGGTCTGTAATCATAGTAATGTATTTGCTTTTTTATCCAAATTATACATCACTGGATCATTTAGCTTTACTTCTCGATTATAGCAAAACGACAATTGTAAATAATTTAAAAGAAGTATCTCGAATGCTTAGAGAATATAATTTAAAACTAAATTATGATCGAAAGCATGGATATATTATAAAAGGAGATGAGGAGCAAGTCTTTAGGTTGGCAACTAATTTGGTTCAAAACAATTCAAGTAATCTATTTCAGCGAGCTGCAGATGCCGATAAATTGCAACAAAAAGTTTCTAAGCAAGCAATATTATTAATTATGAATGTTGAAGAAAAATTTCAAGCATCTTTTTCTGATAAATATTTTAATAATTTAAAAATGATGATTCAGATTATCATTTCTCGAGGTATGAGGGGTAGTAATACAGATGATTATGTTGATTCATTTATTGGTCAGACAAAAGAATATCAGTATTTGCGCAAAATGCCAATTTTAAAAGAACTAGATAATGCTCACGTTAAATGGATAGCATTAGAAATATTATCAGCTAATGTTTTTGATAAAACTGGTTCTGAAATTAGTTCTGATGAAATTGCTTTATTTGGTTTTGTTCACCAGATTGTGGAAGGCTTTAAAAGCAAAACTTTAGTTAATATAGACGATCAATCACATTTTGAAAAAAGGTTATTAAATCATCTCAGACCAGCTTGCTTTCGTGTGAGATATCATCTTCCTAGTATTGAGTTTTCTACAATTGGTAAGTTTTCAAATCATCGAATTTTAGAAAATATTATTAGAGAGTTAATTACTCCTTTAGAAAGTTGGTTGGGTACAAATTTTTCGGATGAAGAGGTACAGCTTTTAACTTATTATTTTGGGTATTTGCTTGTTAAAGGGAATAATACAGATAAGAAAAAAATTATTCAATATAAAGCTGTAGTGGTTTGCTCTAACGGAATTATTATGTCAAATATTTTATTACGAATTCTGAAAAATATTTTTCCAGAAATAAATTTTCTTTTTTCGATGTCAGACAGGGAATTTAAAGAATCAGAAAAAAACTTTGATGTAGTATTTTCAACTATACCTTTAGAAACAAATTTACCTAATTATGTTGTTAAACCTAATATGAATTATTCAGAAAAAATTGCTTTAAAATATCGTGTCTTGAATGATTTAGGATTGGAAAAAACTGATCAGCAAGTTGAGAACCTAATTAATACTGTCTCTAAATATGCAAAAATTAATGATGCTGGTAAATTGCGTCAAGGTATAACCAAAGTCCTTCTATCAGAACAAAACATAACTGATGATGAAAATACAAAAATTAATAAGTTTCCGGATCTATTAGATTATATAAAACCTAATTATATTCAAGTGATAAATCAAAAAAATATTAATTGGAAGGACGCTTTATTTCAAGCTTTGCAACCTTTAGTTAGAGAAAAAATAGTTAACGATGATTATTACACTGAATTAATAAAACAGCTATCCAATAGAAATAATTATAGCTTTTTGGGAACAGATATGGCTATACCACATTCCTCACCGGAAAATGGTGTAGAGGGTGATGGAATTGGTTTTTTAATATCTCGGTGGCCTATTAAATTGCCTTATGGAAAAGAAGTGAGAATTTTAGCACCGATAGCTTTTTTTTACAGAGATCGTTATTTAAAAGCAATTAATCAATTGGCAGACCTAGCTACTAATAAAGCGATTATTCAAAAAATTCTTAATACACGGTCTTCAGATCAAACATATCAAGTTATTAGAATATATATAGAAAGGAAAAATAAAGGTGAAAGTTGA
- a CDS encoding bifunctional 4-hydroxy-2-oxoglutarate aldolase/2-dehydro-3-deoxy-phosphogluconate aldolase — protein MKVEDYPKFTIILRNYSQIQAHAILLALKGLENEFAVEITLNTPNAFNMIKNFNDEFGEKLIIGAGTVLDFESEKKAVENGAQFLLSSCVFTKEMMSFAKKKKVITVPGVMTPSEAWKMHQYGADIIKIFPAVTVGPAFFKAIKAPLGNLRLMAVGGISSSNIHEFLTNKADYIGIGSGAFKPKDVENLDIERLHASLIDIVHKK, from the coding sequence GTGAAAGTTGAAGATTATCCCAAATTTACAATAATTTTGCGTAATTATTCGCAAATACAAGCTCATGCAATTTTATTAGCATTAAAGGGTTTAGAAAATGAATTTGCAGTAGAAATAACATTGAACACTCCGAATGCGTTTAATATGATTAAAAACTTTAATGATGAATTTGGAGAAAAGTTGATCATTGGTGCTGGTACAGTACTTGATTTTGAAAGTGAAAAAAAAGCGGTTGAGAATGGAGCACAGTTTTTATTGAGTTCTTGTGTTTTTACTAAAGAAATGATGTCTTTTGCTAAAAAGAAGAAAGTGATTACAGTTCCAGGTGTAATGACACCAAGTGAAGCCTGGAAAATGCATCAGTATGGAGCTGATATTATTAAAATTTTTCCTGCAGTTACTGTTGGCCCAGCATTCTTTAAAGCAATAAAAGCACCTTTAGGCAATCTTCGATTGATGGCTGTTGGTGGTATTTCCAGCTCTAATATCCATGAGTTTTTAACTAATAAAGCAGATTATATTGGAATAGGATCAGGTGCTTTTAAACCTAAAGATGTTGAAAATCTAGACATTGAAAGACTGCATGCATCTTTAATCGATATAGTTCACAAAAAATAA
- a CDS encoding PTS sugar transporter subunit IIA, translating into MNNINIDKKDIFLNKEFSSRKQFYDFITNILLEEGKIKDTYKNSILVRESKFPTGLDTGEIKVAIPHTDYNQSNVTQLVITTLSKPIKFKKMDNPVDEIEVSIIFLILFNKPEKQLLMLKQIMNIIQDQVFLKNLLKQNSTSEVISLFNNKEENLS; encoded by the coding sequence ATGAATAATATTAATATAGATAAAAAAGATATATTTTTAAATAAAGAATTTAGTTCAAGAAAGCAATTTTATGATTTTATAACTAATATTTTACTTGAAGAGGGGAAAATTAAAGATACATATAAAAACAGTATTTTAGTAAGAGAATCTAAATTTCCTACAGGTTTAGATACTGGAGAAATCAAAGTGGCAATACCACATACTGATTATAATCAATCAAATGTTACGCAGTTGGTTATAACCACATTGAGTAAGCCAATAAAGTTTAAAAAAATGGATAATCCAGTTGATGAAATAGAAGTTTCTATAATTTTTTTAATTTTATTTAATAAACCTGAAAAACAGCTTTTAATGCTTAAACAAATTATGAACATTATTCAAGATCAAGTTTTTCTAAAAAACTTACTTAAACAGAATTCAACGAGTGAGGTAATATCACTTTTTAATAATAAAGAGGAGAATTTATCATGA
- a CDS encoding PTS lactose transporter subunit IIB: protein MKKKTVIVCCASSMITSTIAAGKVRDIAKKIGAPEPRIIQCKFSEVQGNIETNEVDLIVPTGRLNENVTGNVPMVLGTPFITGVNVDGAEQKIAEILKN from the coding sequence ATGAAAAAGAAAACAGTAATTGTATGTTGTGCATCGTCAATGATTACTTCAACTATTGCAGCCGGTAAAGTGAGAGATATTGCAAAAAAAATAGGGGCACCAGAACCTCGAATTATTCAATGCAAATTTTCTGAGGTGCAAGGCAACATAGAAACGAATGAGGTAGATTTGATTGTCCCGACAGGTAGATTAAATGAAAACGTAACGGGCAATGTCCCTATGGTTTTAGGTACACCATTTATTACTGGAGTTAATGTTGATGGGGCAGAACAAAAAATTGCAGAAATATTAAAAAATTAA
- a CDS encoding PTS galactitol transporter subunit IIC: protein MQYVINALNWISQLGPMVMMPIIIFILGLIFRVKFATLIKSSLTIGVGFAGVTIVINWFVAQVGPSVHSMVSHWGIQTSIMDVGWPARAAATWAFPLAAVVVFIVLGINALMLITKMTNTVMVDFWSYNHYIFTGALVWYLTKSAGISLLAAALDAAISFKLADWTAPLAQKYFGLEGISFPTANSVGWAPIAWLLNKLWSVIPGIKNIDARPEKIQKKFGFVGEPLFMGFVIGVLIGILAEDKVGNILIVGMSTAATMVLTPKMMQILMEGLIPFANSIKELLNKKFPGNKFTIGVDAALTVADSSVIACGIIMVPITLILAAILPGNKLLPISDIAYQAMWLSAWPVAFGKGNIFRGLLSTFVITCCVLLIATNLAPIHTQLALAGGFKLAQGMHYISTEDAGTHIIGFLIYKVIALIKAIF from the coding sequence ATGCAATATGTAATAAATGCATTAAATTGGATTAGTCAATTAGGGCCTATGGTAATGATGCCCATAATTATTTTTATTTTAGGTCTAATATTTAGGGTTAAGTTTGCAACACTAATCAAATCATCATTGACTATTGGTGTAGGTTTTGCTGGAGTAACTATAGTTATTAATTGGTTTGTGGCTCAAGTTGGTCCTTCTGTTCATTCGATGGTTTCTCATTGGGGTATTCAAACTAGTATTATGGATGTAGGTTGGCCGGCAAGAGCTGCTGCAACTTGGGCATTTCCTTTAGCAGCTGTAGTCGTTTTTATAGTTTTGGGTATTAATGCACTTATGCTAATTACCAAAATGACTAATACGGTAATGGTGGATTTTTGGAGTTATAATCACTACATTTTTACCGGTGCGCTTGTTTGGTATTTGACAAAAAGTGCAGGTATTTCTTTATTGGCAGCTGCTTTAGATGCAGCAATTAGCTTTAAATTAGCAGACTGGACAGCTCCGCTTGCGCAAAAATATTTTGGATTAGAAGGCATTTCTTTTCCAACTGCTAACTCAGTTGGTTGGGCACCGATTGCATGGTTATTAAATAAGTTATGGAGTGTTATTCCAGGTATCAAAAATATTGATGCCCGTCCTGAAAAAATTCAAAAAAAGTTTGGTTTTGTTGGTGAGCCACTGTTCATGGGTTTTGTGATCGGTGTTTTAATAGGTATCTTAGCTGAAGACAAAGTGGGCAATATTTTAATAGTTGGTATGAGTACAGCAGCTACCATGGTGCTAACACCAAAAATGATGCAAATATTGATGGAAGGCCTTATTCCATTTGCGAATTCAATTAAAGAGTTATTGAATAAGAAATTTCCAGGTAACAAATTTACTATTGGTGTTGATGCGGCTTTAACAGTAGCAGATTCATCAGTTATTGCATGTGGTATTATCATGGTTCCTATTACATTAATTTTAGCTGCAATTTTGCCAGGAAATAAACTTCTACCTATTTCAGATATAGCTTATCAAGCCATGTGGTTGTCTGCTTGGCCAGTAGCATTTGGTAAAGGCAATATTTTTAGAGGGTTGTTGTCGACCTTTGTTATTACATGTTGTGTATTATTAATTGCTACTAACTTAGCACCGATTCATACTCAATTGGCTTTAGCAGGTGGCTTTAAGTTAGCTCAAGGTATGCACTACATTTCTACTGAAGATGCAGGTACACATATTATTGGGTTCTTAATTTATAAGGTAATTGCACTTATAAAAGCTATTTTTTAG
- the dgoD gene encoding galactonate dehydratase, with the protein MRISNFVIYKVKPRWVFIKINTDEGVSGWGEMVSGTKTETVVAGAKEMAQKIIGKNPFEIERIWQRLHRSFFRGGPINGTVVSGIEMALWDIKGKALNLPVYELLGGAARDRIKVYSWIGGDRPSDVVAMAQERWDKGFRAVKMNATSEMHYVDSLDKVDAAVKRVASIREKFGNEMAIGIDFHGRVHKPMAKVLAKALEPYHPMFIEEPVLPENEEYFAQIANEVSTPIATGERVYTRWGFKNIFKQGAVDIVQPDISLCGGLLEERKIAAMAEAYDMAVAPHAPYGPVALAATFQVDACTPNVFIQEQSLGIHYNQGFDLLDFVKNKEIFQYKDSFVDIPKGPGLGIEMDEDKIKEVAQEGLIWNNPAWENYDGTIAEW; encoded by the coding sequence ATGAGAATTTCAAATTTTGTTATTTATAAGGTTAAGCCGCGTTGGGTTTTTATTAAAATTAATACAGATGAAGGTGTTTCAGGCTGGGGTGAGATGGTTTCTGGAACCAAAACCGAAACTGTCGTTGCCGGTGCTAAAGAAATGGCCCAAAAAATAATTGGTAAAAATCCGTTTGAAATCGAGCGAATTTGGCAAAGGCTGCATCGTTCTTTCTTCCGAGGTGGTCCTATTAATGGTACTGTTGTTTCTGGAATTGAGATGGCACTATGGGACATTAAAGGTAAGGCGCTAAACTTACCGGTATATGAATTACTCGGTGGTGCCGCACGGGATCGTATTAAGGTGTATTCATGGATTGGAGGAGACCGCCCCTCCGATGTAGTTGCAATGGCACAAGAACGTTGGGATAAAGGCTTTCGTGCAGTTAAAATGAATGCCACATCGGAAATGCATTATGTTGATTCACTTGATAAAGTTGATGCCGCTGTTAAACGTGTAGCGTCAATTCGTGAAAAATTTGGTAATGAAATGGCAATCGGAATCGATTTTCATGGCCGAGTTCATAAGCCCATGGCTAAAGTTTTAGCTAAGGCTTTGGAACCATATCATCCGATGTTTATTGAGGAACCGGTTTTACCTGAGAATGAAGAATATTTTGCTCAAATTGCAAATGAAGTTTCTACACCGATAGCTACTGGTGAGCGCGTATATACTCGTTGGGGTTTTAAAAACATTTTTAAACAAGGTGCAGTTGATATTGTTCAACCAGATATTTCCCTCTGTGGCGGTCTTTTAGAAGAAAGAAAGATAGCTGCAATGGCGGAAGCATATGATATGGCGGTTGCACCTCATGCACCATATGGTCCGGTTGCATTAGCAGCCACATTTCAAGTTGATGCCTGCACGCCAAATGTGTTCATTCAAGAACAAAGTTTAGGAATTCATTATAATCAAGGATTTGACTTATTGGACTTTGTTAAAAACAAAGAAATTTTTCAATATAAAGATAGCTTCGTGGATATTCCTAAAGGGCCAGGCTTGGGAATTGAAATGGATGAAGATAAAATTAAGGAAGTTGCTCAAGAAGGATTAATATGGAATAATCCTGCATGGGAAAACTATGATGGGACAATTGCTGAATGGTAA
- a CDS encoding phosphotriesterase has translation MVNTNKKINTVNGKISVNSMGITYIHEHLYVVPNELPKYYDYTLDDIDKNIAEAVSFKDAGGNTIVDLTPINYGRSPLLLKKIASSAGINVAFVTGFHKQEFQPSWIKDMTDADIYNFLTNEITAGVTSQHLLPAGMKCGTSYNNITDDEKRIIIIESKVQNDLHIPIITHCDQGTMGLEQLALFEKNNADLSHICLSHVDLMENEKYIEQICQTGASVCFDHIGRDLDNHDELKVQMIVKLVQNGYADQICLSGDMGRKKYFVSYGGKPGLKYILTTLKEELLKYISEEDFIKMVKDNPQRILTW, from the coding sequence ATGGTAAATACTAATAAAAAAATTAATACGGTTAATGGTAAAATATCTGTTAATTCTATGGGAATAACTTATATTCACGAACATTTATATGTAGTACCTAATGAGTTGCCTAAGTATTATGATTATACATTGGATGATATAGATAAAAATATTGCTGAAGCAGTTTCTTTTAAGGATGCTGGTGGCAATACGATTGTTGATTTAACACCGATTAATTATGGGCGTAGCCCATTGCTGTTAAAGAAAATCGCAAGCAGTGCTGGAATAAATGTGGCGTTTGTAACAGGTTTTCATAAGCAAGAGTTTCAACCAAGTTGGATTAAGGATATGACTGATGCGGATATCTATAATTTTTTGACTAATGAAATCACTGCAGGTGTAACTTCACAGCATCTTTTACCAGCTGGCATGAAATGTGGTACAAGCTATAATAATATAACAGATGATGAAAAAAGAATTATTATTATAGAATCTAAAGTTCAAAACGACTTACATATTCCTATAATAACTCATTGTGACCAAGGAACAATGGGGTTAGAACAGTTAGCATTATTTGAAAAAAATAATGCTGATCTATCACATATATGTTTGAGTCATGTGGACCTAATGGAAAATGAAAAATACATTGAGCAAATTTGTCAGACTGGCGCTTCCGTATGTTTTGATCACATTGGAAGAGATTTGGACAATCATGATGAATTAAAAGTACAGATGATAGTTAAACTTGTACAGAATGGATATGCTGATCAGATATGCTTATCTGGTGACATGGGACGGAAAAAATATTTCGTATCATATGGCGGGAAGCCAGGCCTTAAATATATTCTTACAACACTAAAAGAGGAGCTGTTGAAGTATATATCAGAAGAAGATTTTATAAAGATGGTTAAGGATAATCCGCAAAGAATTTTAACATGGTAA